Proteins encoded by one window of Bubalus bubalis isolate 160015118507 breed Murrah chromosome 4, NDDB_SH_1, whole genome shotgun sequence:
- the LOC102400788 gene encoding cytochrome c oxidase subunit 7C, mitochondrial-like — translation MLGQIIRRFTTSVVRRSHYEEGPGKNIPFSVEKKWRLLAMMTLFFGSGLAAPFFIVRHQLLKK, via the coding sequence ATGTTGGGACAGATCATTCGGAGGTTCACAACCTCAGTGGTTCGTCGGAGCCACTATGAGGAGGGTCCAGGGAAGAATATACCATTTTCAGTGGAAAAGAAGTGGAGACTACTAGCTATGATGACTTTGTTCTTTGGGTCTGGATTAGCTGCACCCTTTTTTATAGTAAGACACCAACTGCTTAAAAAGTAA